Part of the Prochlorococcus sp. MIT 0603 genome is shown below.
TTCCGGTAAAAGGCCAAGATATTATTGGTGAAAGAATATTTTTTGAAAAAGCTATTAGCCAGTACCCACCATCTTTTGCAGGCCCTATTACTAAATCATTCCTTGCTAAATAATTAACAGCGGAATCTATGTCTGATTGGCATAGGCTGGGCACATCTGTACCTATAAGAATAGTATCTCTTGGTTCTGCTCTGCCAGCGCTGCTTTTCCTTTGAGCAAGGACTAATTGTCGCTTCATCTTAACCCCAAGATTTCCCAACCCTTGTGCACCTGCTTGACTAATCCCTTTACTCCTTGCCCAGGTTGCAATCTTTTTGTTCCCTATTCCATCTACAGCTAATTTGATATCTAATATTCCTTTCTCGCTTAGCTTTTTGGCTACAGCAATTGTGTGATTAGTTAACTGCCTTTGTATCCTTGCAGCTTTATAGGGCCCTATATCCTTGCTTAGCCTCGTTTTGCACCTCTTAGGTGCAGGCCATCGAGTCATTAAAACAAGAATAGGCTTACGCATTTTTAGAGACAAATGATTGCGCAAGTAAGCAATTTTGCATTTGCTT
Proteins encoded:
- a CDS encoding TIGR04282 family arsenosugar biosynthesis glycosyltransferase — encoded protein: MRKPILVLMTRWPAPKRCKTRLSKDIGPYKAARIQRQLTNHTIAVAKKLSEKGILDIKLAVDGIGNKKIATWARSKGISQAGAQGLGNLGVKMKRQLVLAQRKSSAGRAEPRDTILIGTDVPSLCQSDIDSAVNYLARNDLVIGPAKDGGYWLIAFSKNILSPIISWPFTGINWGTSSVFKETLRRADLEGLKHKSIVKRSDLDVEADLFSWHS